Proteins encoded in a region of the Planococcus shixiaomingii genome:
- a CDS encoding nicotinate phosphoribosyltransferase, giving the protein MQKHYTDDSLALHTDLYQINMTESYWADGMHERKAVFELFFRKLPFGNGYAIFAGLERVLDYLRNFRFSDSDLEYLREEVGYKEDFIDYLKTVRFTGNVYSVVEGEVVFQNEPLLRIEAPLVEGQLIETALLNIVNYQTLIATKASRIKQIVKDERVMEFGTRRAQEMDAAIWGTRAAFIGGLEATSNVRAGKKFGIPVAGTHAHSLVQAYKNEYEAFHSYAKRHKNCVFLVDTYDTLKSGLPIAIQVAKELGDKINFQGIRLDSGDIAFLSKEARKMLDEAGFPDTQIVVSNDLDEYTILNLKAQGARVDSWGIGTKLITAYDQPALGAVYKLVAIENDHGEMEDTIKISGNAEKVTTPGLKKVYRIIDRENGKSEGDYITMQGENPASEKRLKMFHPVHTYVSKFVTNFEAVDIHQQVVKDGEIVYENPPLQKMQEYAKNSLSLLWDEYKRSLNPEEYPVDLSQKCWDNKMRNIQEVRDAIHQYSRE; this is encoded by the coding sequence ATGCAAAAACATTATACCGACGATAGTTTAGCTCTACATACGGACTTGTACCAAATCAACATGACTGAATCGTACTGGGCAGATGGAATGCATGAACGCAAAGCGGTGTTCGAACTGTTTTTCCGCAAACTGCCATTTGGTAACGGTTACGCAATTTTTGCTGGGCTTGAACGCGTTTTGGATTATTTGAGGAATTTCCGCTTTTCCGATAGCGATCTCGAATACCTGCGGGAAGAAGTGGGATACAAAGAAGACTTTATCGATTATTTGAAGACGGTCCGCTTTACAGGAAACGTTTATTCGGTTGTCGAAGGTGAAGTAGTTTTTCAAAATGAACCGCTCCTTCGCATCGAAGCTCCTTTGGTCGAGGGACAATTGATCGAAACTGCGCTGCTGAATATCGTCAATTACCAAACGCTTATTGCGACAAAAGCTAGCCGCATTAAACAAATTGTAAAAGATGAACGCGTAATGGAATTTGGAACGAGACGCGCCCAGGAAATGGATGCGGCGATTTGGGGGACAAGAGCCGCTTTTATCGGAGGCCTTGAAGCGACTAGCAATGTCCGGGCAGGGAAAAAATTTGGAATTCCGGTTGCCGGAACGCACGCCCACTCGCTTGTACAAGCATATAAAAACGAATACGAAGCCTTCCATTCTTATGCAAAGCGCCATAAAAACTGCGTATTTTTGGTTGATACATATGATACGTTAAAATCTGGCTTGCCGATTGCAATTCAAGTAGCCAAGGAATTGGGAGATAAAATCAATTTTCAAGGCATCCGCTTAGATAGCGGGGACATCGCTTTTCTTTCAAAAGAAGCGCGCAAAATGCTGGATGAAGCAGGATTCCCAGACACTCAAATTGTGGTTTCCAATGATTTAGATGAATATACGATTCTAAACTTGAAAGCACAAGGCGCACGCGTTGATTCTTGGGGGATCGGCACTAAGTTAATTACGGCTTATGACCAGCCAGCGCTGGGAGCCGTTTATAAGTTGGTAGCGATTGAAAATGACCATGGCGAAATGGAAGATACAATTAAAATTTCCGGAAATGCGGAAAAAGTGACAACACCTGGATTGAAAAAAGTTTACCGCATCATAGATAGGGAAAACGGAAAATCAGAAGGGGATTATATTACGATGCAAGGTGAGAATCCAGCTTCTGAAAAACGCTTGAAAATGTTTCACCCGGTTCATACGTACGTATCGAAATTTGTAACGAATTTTGAGGCGGTTGATATTCACCAGCAGGTGGTCAAAGATGGCGAAATCGTCTATGAGAATCCACCGTTGCAAAAAATGCAGGAATATGCCAAAAACAGCTTGAGCCTTCTATGGGATGAATACAAGCGTTCTTTGAATCCGGAGGAATATCCAGTCGACTTGAGCCAAAAATGTTGGGATAACAAAATGCGCAACATTCAAGAAGTTAGAGATGCAATCCATCAATATTCAAGAGAATAG
- a CDS encoding DUF58 domain-containing protein produces the protein MSQMKKFLDLWGRLVFVLAILVLTFSFAMFQGGFVSWFIFYMALPFALYSLLLTFYPLQDIQMSRKIHTVQIRKGGNFSATIDIRRSVPFPLLYTVLSEKTHSSALKKRIEDERKNMLVPGFRRSYSWTYEIENMPRGEHVLEGVQIEIGDFFGWVKKSRLLPLKQVVLVYPNTVEMAYRPMESRYDQGAMAAPFTLVKDTSTATGIRDYHPGDRVSWIHWKSFARTQTMRTKEFEDRQSQDVFLLDDRLPSEKFETQIELVASILQAIVRSHSSVSYLSIGVTRDYFPIIQTEEHLQRVMYHLTKVQADLEKPVEEAVVQDLMQVKASSLLYITSRLTMDMISTIQRNVKHLNTCMCLVVMNKGEKISPEDEVTHQFARSKGFIVKRIGPENFSSVFTEVSRN, from the coding sequence ATGAGTCAAATGAAAAAATTTCTTGATCTATGGGGAAGGCTGGTTTTTGTACTGGCAATCCTTGTACTTACGTTTTCGTTTGCCATGTTCCAAGGTGGCTTTGTCAGCTGGTTTATTTTTTACATGGCACTTCCTTTTGCACTTTACTCCTTATTGTTGACGTTTTATCCACTGCAAGACATTCAAATGTCCCGTAAAATCCACACCGTCCAAATACGGAAAGGCGGCAATTTTTCAGCTACGATTGATATTCGGCGCTCAGTCCCTTTTCCTTTGTTGTATACAGTTCTCAGCGAAAAAACTCATTCGAGCGCTTTGAAAAAACGAATTGAAGACGAACGAAAAAATATGTTAGTGCCCGGATTCCGGAGATCCTATTCTTGGACATATGAAATCGAAAATATGCCAAGGGGGGAACATGTTTTAGAAGGGGTTCAAATCGAAATCGGGGATTTCTTTGGCTGGGTAAAAAAATCGCGGCTTTTGCCGTTAAAGCAAGTTGTCCTTGTCTATCCCAATACGGTCGAGATGGCTTATCGCCCAATGGAATCCAGATATGACCAAGGGGCAATGGCGGCTCCTTTTACGCTTGTTAAAGATACATCCACCGCAACTGGCATAAGAGATTATCATCCAGGCGACCGGGTATCATGGATTCACTGGAAATCGTTTGCCCGTACACAAACGATGCGAACGAAAGAATTTGAAGACCGGCAGTCCCAAGATGTGTTCTTGCTTGATGACCGGCTGCCTTCCGAAAAGTTTGAAACGCAAATTGAGTTAGTGGCTTCTATATTGCAAGCGATCGTCCGGTCCCACTCCAGTGTCTCGTACTTATCGATCGGCGTAACTAGAGATTATTTTCCGATTATCCAAACGGAAGAGCATTTGCAGCGAGTCATGTACCATTTGACGAAAGTTCAAGCTGATTTAGAAAAACCTGTTGAAGAAGCAGTTGTCCAAGATTTGATGCAAGTAAAAGCATCCAGTTTACTGTACATTACTAGCCGTTTGACGATGGATATGATTTCTACTATCCAGCGGAATGTAAAACATTTAAATACATGCATGTGTCTGGTAGTTATGAATAAAGGCGAAAAAATTTCTCCTGAAGATGAAGTGACGCACCAGTTTGCCCGTTCTAAAGGGTTTATCGTGAAAAGAATCGGCCCGGAAAACTTTTCATCGGTGTTTACGGAGGTGAGCCGAAATTGA
- the nadE gene encoding ammonia-dependent NAD(+) synthetase encodes MSTLQQQIIEEFKVQPSINPQEEIERTISFLKSYLQKHSFLKGFVLGISGGQDSTLMGKLAQLAVNELNEETGGENYGFHAVRLPYGTQFDEHDAQDAIDFIQPTKVYTVNIKEAVDASERALNAAGIKLSDFAKGNEKARERMKVQFSIAAMQGLVVLGTDHAAEAITGFYTKFGDGAADLTPLFRLNKRQGRSMLKELGSPEHLYMKIPTADLEADKPAIPDEVALGLTYDMIDDYLEGKKIPRDAQEKLEGYYLKTQHKRHLPITVFDDFWK; translated from the coding sequence ATGTCAACGTTGCAACAGCAAATCATCGAAGAATTTAAAGTACAGCCTTCCATCAACCCGCAAGAAGAAATAGAACGAACCATTTCTTTTCTTAAAAGCTATCTTCAGAAACATTCTTTCTTAAAGGGATTTGTGCTCGGGATTTCCGGAGGGCAGGATTCGACATTAATGGGGAAACTGGCACAGCTAGCTGTTAATGAACTCAACGAAGAAACTGGCGGAGAAAACTACGGTTTTCATGCGGTCCGTTTGCCATACGGCACTCAGTTTGATGAACATGATGCACAAGATGCGATCGATTTTATCCAGCCCACTAAAGTTTACACCGTTAACATTAAAGAAGCAGTGGATGCCAGTGAACGCGCGTTGAACGCAGCTGGCATTAAGTTGAGTGATTTTGCCAAAGGCAATGAAAAAGCGCGCGAACGGATGAAAGTCCAGTTTTCAATCGCAGCGATGCAAGGGCTAGTGGTATTAGGTACGGATCATGCAGCAGAAGCAATTACCGGGTTCTATACAAAATTTGGTGACGGGGCAGCTGATTTAACTCCACTCTTCCGCTTGAACAAGCGCCAAGGGCGTTCGATGCTCAAGGAACTTGGCAGCCCGGAACATTTATACATGAAAATCCCGACAGCTGACTTAGAAGCTGACAAACCGGCTATTCCGGATGAAGTGGCTTTAGGGTTAACGTACGATATGATTGATGATTACTTAGAAGGTAAAAAAATACCAAGAGACGCCCAAGAAAAATTAGAGGGCTATTATTTAAAAACACAACATAAACGCCATTTGCCAATTACAGTTTTTGATGATTTTTGGAAATAG
- a CDS encoding helix-turn-helix domain-containing protein — MNVGSVIKYYRSKHNLTQQQLADGICSISHLSKIESNSYIPHESTTQALLAKMGVQWKTEIDKHKQLERELGKFIDCSIYFDLNAMRKQYEELEQEIDYIQSTELVNQFELYKFRYYIFDEDYEQAECQKNLLERLKGSFTAPEKWLHQFFLSVYYSMKGQAEHSLKLLENLEEGIQSIPQKFEGEYYYQKARLLILHDRYERSAYYAELAVQHYQLHYNYIRLLHAQLLLAINYTKRNLLVQAVGLYEALKRNSQITGQTELYYQTVYNYAELLKQREKNDEALLQLQEIKDRLPKDSYFYKAVLVSALEAAVETGEDVSHLIHELKAAITDKNDTYFQVYAEYFEKRSFSQSNLLNYYEEKMFPFFRKNGYIKEAKKVSSQLALFYQKKKEWEKAHFYSTYHEMNGGEFI, encoded by the coding sequence ATGAACGTAGGTTCTGTCATTAAATATTATCGTTCGAAACACAACCTCACACAGCAACAACTGGCAGACGGTATTTGTTCGATATCGCATTTAAGCAAAATTGAGTCAAATTCTTATATACCTCATGAATCGACTACTCAGGCTTTGCTTGCCAAAATGGGAGTCCAGTGGAAAACAGAAATTGACAAACACAAACAATTGGAGCGCGAGCTTGGAAAATTCATTGATTGCTCTATTTATTTCGATCTCAATGCTATGCGTAAACAATATGAAGAACTGGAACAGGAAATTGATTATATCCAGTCAACAGAACTCGTGAATCAATTTGAACTTTACAAATTCCGCTATTATATATTTGATGAAGATTATGAACAGGCAGAATGCCAAAAAAACTTGTTAGAGCGCCTTAAAGGGTCTTTTACCGCTCCTGAGAAATGGCTTCATCAATTTTTTCTTTCTGTTTATTACTCCATGAAGGGGCAAGCAGAACATTCGCTGAAGTTATTAGAGAACCTGGAAGAAGGGATTCAAAGCATCCCTCAAAAATTTGAAGGAGAGTATTATTATCAGAAAGCAAGATTGCTTATTCTCCACGACCGCTACGAACGTTCTGCTTATTATGCAGAGCTCGCTGTACAGCATTACCAGCTCCACTATAATTACATCCGCCTTCTGCATGCCCAATTGCTGTTGGCCATCAATTACACAAAAAGAAATCTTCTTGTTCAAGCAGTTGGATTATACGAGGCCCTGAAGCGCAATTCTCAAATAACCGGGCAAACCGAACTTTATTATCAGACGGTTTATAATTATGCGGAACTGCTTAAACAAAGAGAAAAAAATGACGAAGCTTTGCTGCAGCTTCAAGAAATAAAAGACCGTCTTCCGAAGGATTCTTATTTTTACAAAGCAGTTCTGGTCAGTGCGCTAGAAGCCGCAGTTGAAACGGGGGAAGATGTGTCCCATCTCATCCATGAATTGAAAGCAGCTATTACAGACAAGAACGATACGTATTTCCAAGTCTATGCAGAGTATTTCGAAAAGCGAAGTTTTTCCCAATCCAATCTTTTGAACTATTATGAAGAAAAAATGTTCCCATTTTTCAGAAAAAATGGTTATATAAAGGAAGCTAAAAAAGTTTCTTCTCAACTGGCTCTTTTCTACCAGAAAAAGAAAGAGTGGGAAAAAGCTCACTTCTACAGCACTTATCATGAGATGAATGGTGGTGAATTTATATGA
- a CDS encoding S8 family peptidase, with product MKRSGKFLTTAILTASLLVPGMAASANGEGSASQANGNEKFRVLIDTNSQKEKENLKGRYGVKWDFADEGFTTDMNENQFKALQKNKNLTVEKVPEYTIEETSSKPEAAYSAMAAAQSTPWGIKAIYNNSTLTQTSGGAGINIAVLDTGVNASHPDLVNNMEQCKDFTTASSIVNGSCVDRQGHGTHVAGSALADGGSSGTGVYGVAPAADLWAYKVLGDNGSGSSDDIAYAVRHVADQATALNTKVVINMSLGSSVESSLITNAVNYAYSKGVLIIAAAGNSGPYEGSIGYPGALQNAVAVAALENVIQNSTYRVADFSSRGYSATDGDFFINKGDVEVSAPGASIYSTWYTGGYATLSGTSMASPHTAGLAAKVWAANPTASHTTIRSELQRRAKLYDIRSGSGAATGDDYASGFGFARVQ from the coding sequence ATGAAGAGATCGGGAAAATTTTTGACCACAGCCATTTTAACAGCCAGTTTGCTGGTGCCAGGGATGGCCGCTAGTGCAAACGGAGAAGGTTCAGCTTCACAAGCGAACGGAAATGAAAAATTCCGCGTATTGATCGATACGAACAGCCAGAAGGAAAAAGAAAATTTAAAAGGGCGCTACGGAGTCAAGTGGGATTTTGCTGATGAAGGTTTTACAACTGATATGAATGAAAACCAGTTTAAAGCCTTGCAGAAAAATAAAAACCTTACTGTAGAAAAAGTGCCAGAATATACTATAGAAGAAACCTCTTCAAAACCGGAAGCGGCGTATAGCGCAATGGCTGCTGCCCAATCGACGCCATGGGGCATTAAAGCGATTTACAACAACAGCACATTAACCCAAACGTCAGGTGGTGCCGGCATTAATATCGCGGTGCTTGATACTGGAGTTAACGCCAGCCATCCGGATTTGGTAAATAATATGGAACAATGTAAAGATTTTACGACTGCTTCAAGCATCGTAAACGGCTCATGTGTTGACCGCCAAGGGCACGGCACCCATGTTGCGGGATCTGCCTTAGCTGACGGCGGATCATCTGGAACAGGTGTTTACGGAGTAGCGCCAGCCGCTGATTTATGGGCATATAAAGTGCTAGGCGATAACGGCTCTGGTTCATCGGATGATATTGCTTATGCAGTTCGCCATGTAGCGGATCAAGCCACTGCCTTGAATACAAAAGTGGTTATCAACATGTCACTTGGTTCTTCAGTTGAAAGCAGCTTGATCACCAACGCTGTTAACTATGCATATTCTAAGGGCGTATTGATCATCGCGGCAGCAGGAAACTCAGGCCCTTACGAGGGATCGATCGGTTATCCTGGAGCACTTCAGAATGCAGTGGCTGTAGCAGCGCTTGAAAATGTGATCCAAAACTCTACGTACCGCGTGGCTGACTTCTCTTCTCGCGGTTATAGCGCAACGGACGGAGACTTCTTCATCAATAAAGGCGACGTTGAAGTTTCAGCACCAGGAGCTTCTATTTACTCGACTTGGTATACCGGCGGTTACGCGACACTCAGCGGAACGTCAATGGCATCGCCTCATACTGCTGGTTTAGCTGCAAAAGTATGGGCAGCAAATCCAACTGCTTCGCATACAACGATTCGCAGTGAATTGCAAAGACGCGCAAAACTCTATGATATCCGTTCTGGATCTGGAGCTGCAACTGGAGACGATTACGCATCTGGTTTCGGATTTGCCCGCGTTCAATAA
- a CDS encoding GNAT family N-acetyltransferase: MYQKECFVFQKDKSVLARVRNYGEQDFQALIEVQKESFPPPFSSDLWWRKEQLISHIEHYPEGAFCVEVNNEIVGSMTALLINFDPLYPKHTWKEATGNGYINNHNPEGKTLYIVDIGIKPAFRQLDLGKLLMQSAYERVVHDKLDRVLGGGRMPGYDRHSDQLSPKQYIDKVLAGELRDPVITFLMRCGRMPVCLIADYLEDEESHNYGLLMEWKNPFQQTEKEDPEN; this comes from the coding sequence TTGTATCAAAAAGAATGCTTCGTTTTTCAAAAAGATAAGTCGGTTTTGGCAAGGGTCAGAAATTACGGAGAACAGGATTTTCAAGCCTTGATTGAAGTGCAAAAGGAAAGTTTCCCTCCACCTTTTTCTTCCGATTTGTGGTGGAGAAAAGAACAATTGATCAGCCATATCGAGCATTATCCTGAAGGCGCGTTTTGTGTAGAAGTAAACAATGAAATCGTAGGTTCCATGACGGCATTATTGATCAACTTCGATCCGCTGTACCCCAAACATACATGGAAAGAAGCGACAGGAAACGGTTATATTAACAATCACAATCCTGAAGGCAAAACTTTGTATATTGTGGATATTGGCATTAAGCCGGCTTTTCGCCAATTAGATTTGGGAAAGTTGCTTATGCAATCGGCGTATGAGCGCGTAGTCCATGATAAATTGGATCGGGTGCTTGGAGGAGGCAGAATGCCGGGCTATGACCGTCACTCCGATCAACTGTCGCCTAAACAATATATTGACAAGGTGCTGGCAGGTGAATTGCGAGATCCAGTTATTACATTTTTAATGCGTTGCGGACGGATGCCCGTATGTTTAATTGCAGACTATTTGGAGGACGAAGAATCCCATAACTATGGCTTACTGATGGAATGGAAAAATCCTTTTCAGCAAACAGAAAAAGAGGACCCTGAAAATTGA
- a CDS encoding GNAT family N-acetyltransferase has translation MIRKQRIASYKQFKNLISPEHWSMLQGTLSAESDKRPDVNLFVAEKDGHIAGSIVLFPSKAKAYEWDSSVLEYPEIRMLAVDSKFRGNGVGKALVYYCIDVAKEQGEKRIGLHTGSFMSDAMKLYESIGFERMPELDFEPLNDGIIVQAYQLAIR, from the coding sequence ATGATCCGCAAACAACGAATTGCTTCTTATAAGCAATTCAAAAACCTTATTTCCCCAGAACATTGGAGCATGCTGCAAGGCACCTTATCGGCAGAGAGTGATAAACGCCCCGACGTTAATTTGTTTGTCGCTGAAAAAGATGGTCATATCGCTGGCAGCATTGTCTTGTTCCCTTCAAAGGCAAAAGCTTATGAATGGGATAGTAGCGTATTAGAGTACCCGGAAATCCGTATGCTTGCCGTCGACTCGAAATTCCGAGGAAATGGGGTCGGCAAAGCGCTTGTCTACTATTGTATCGATGTTGCAAAAGAGCAAGGAGAAAAAAGGATTGGCCTTCATACTGGGAGTTTCATGTCGGACGCCATGAAGTTGTATGAGAGCATCGGATTTGAGCGCATGCCTGAGCTCGATTTTGAACCATTGAATGATGGCATCATTGTTCAAGCCTATCAGCTTGCTATTCGATAA
- a CDS encoding VOC family protein, giving the protein MIVSIHPYLVTNGNGKEAVKFYEEVLDAKVINVQTFGDMQSNSDEPVAEDVKDRIMNAHLKIGTSELMLSDTFPGQAYQLGSQVTLALTVSTVDKTKEVFEKLQEGGEVGMPLQETFWSPSYGQVTDKFGIKWQVTTAIAQTN; this is encoded by the coding sequence ATGATAGTTTCTATTCACCCCTACCTTGTGACAAACGGCAACGGCAAAGAAGCGGTTAAATTTTATGAAGAGGTATTGGATGCTAAAGTAATTAACGTTCAGACCTTCGGGGACATGCAAAGCAATTCGGACGAGCCAGTTGCTGAAGATGTGAAAGACCGAATCATGAATGCGCATTTGAAAATCGGAACGTCCGAGTTGATGTTGTCGGATACCTTCCCAGGCCAAGCCTATCAACTTGGCTCGCAAGTGACACTCGCCTTGACGGTTAGTACAGTAGACAAAACAAAAGAAGTGTTTGAAAAACTGCAAGAAGGCGGAGAAGTTGGAATGCCTCTGCAGGAAACGTTTTGGAGCCCTTCTTACGGCCAAGTGACAGACAAATTCGGCATTAAATGGCAGGTCACTACAGCTATAGCACAGACAAATTAA
- the ilvD gene encoding dihydroxy-acid dehydratase — translation MKKDLRINSKVFSEGAMKAPNRAMLRAVGVTDEDFLKPMIGIASTWSEVTPCNIHIDDLATSAKKGAKEAGGVPFIFNTITVSDGISMGTEGMKYSLSSRDVIADSIETVVGAESLDGLVAIGGCDKNIPGCLIAIANSEVPAVFVYGGTIAPGRHNGQDIDIVSVFEGVGQHNNGDINDETLRKVECGACPGAGSCGGMYTANTMASAAEAMGMSLPGSSSNPAVSQEKLADCAKAGAAVHNLLELGVYPKDIMTKEAFENAITVVMALGGSTNAILHLLAIAHAAEVDLTIDDFNRLQKTVPHIADLKPSGKYVMQDLHRVGGVQAVMKMLLEGGYLHGDCMTVTGKTVAENLKDAPSLQDGQQVIMPFDNPKRKDGPLIVLKGNLSPSGAVAKVSGVKVNRHTGPARVFDNEPEATAAVMANEINDGDVLVIRYVGPKGGPGMPEMLSISAILVGKGMGETVALLTDGRFSGGTHGLVVGHIAPEAQSGGPIALLREGDMVTIDSDLQEITMAVSEEELEERRKQWVAPPLHRKGVLGKYAHNVSCSSKGAVTDYLNR, via the coding sequence ATGAAAAAAGATTTGCGGATCAACAGTAAAGTATTTAGTGAAGGTGCGATGAAAGCGCCAAACCGGGCGATGTTGCGGGCGGTTGGCGTGACGGATGAAGATTTTCTAAAACCGATGATTGGCATTGCAAGTACATGGAGTGAAGTAACTCCGTGCAACATACATATCGACGATTTGGCAACCAGTGCAAAAAAAGGAGCAAAAGAAGCGGGCGGCGTGCCGTTCATCTTCAATACGATTACGGTATCGGATGGCATATCGATGGGAACTGAAGGCATGAAGTATTCACTTTCAAGCCGTGATGTTATCGCAGATTCGATTGAAACGGTAGTAGGGGCTGAAAGTTTGGATGGCTTAGTCGCCATTGGCGGCTGTGACAAAAATATTCCGGGTTGTTTGATCGCGATTGCTAATTCTGAAGTGCCGGCTGTTTTTGTTTACGGCGGAACGATTGCGCCTGGACGCCATAACGGCCAGGACATTGATATTGTTTCTGTTTTTGAAGGCGTCGGCCAGCATAATAATGGTGATATAAATGACGAAACGCTTCGGAAAGTCGAATGTGGCGCTTGTCCAGGTGCAGGGTCATGCGGAGGCATGTACACGGCCAATACGATGGCTTCTGCAGCAGAAGCGATGGGCATGAGTTTGCCGGGCAGCTCTTCCAACCCGGCAGTTTCTCAAGAAAAACTGGCAGACTGCGCAAAAGCAGGAGCAGCTGTTCATAATCTTCTTGAGCTTGGGGTTTATCCGAAAGACATTATGACAAAAGAAGCGTTTGAAAATGCCATCACAGTAGTTATGGCTTTGGGTGGCTCGACAAATGCCATCTTGCATTTATTGGCCATCGCACATGCGGCTGAAGTGGATTTGACGATCGACGATTTTAATCGCCTGCAAAAAACGGTGCCTCATATTGCTGATTTGAAACCAAGCGGCAAATACGTCATGCAAGATCTTCATCGTGTCGGGGGAGTTCAAGCTGTCATGAAAATGTTGCTTGAAGGAGGCTACCTTCACGGAGATTGTATGACGGTCACCGGCAAAACAGTGGCTGAAAACTTGAAAGACGCACCGTCTCTTCAAGATGGCCAACAAGTTATCATGCCGTTCGACAATCCGAAACGCAAAGACGGCCCATTGATTGTATTGAAAGGAAACTTGTCGCCAAGCGGTGCGGTCGCCAAAGTGTCCGGTGTTAAAGTCAACCGCCACACTGGTCCTGCCCGAGTTTTTGACAATGAACCAGAAGCAACAGCAGCAGTTATGGCCAACGAAATCAATGACGGTGATGTGTTGGTGATCCGTTATGTCGGCCCGAAAGGCGGGCCGGGAATGCCGGAAATGCTGTCCATTTCAGCAATTTTGGTCGGCAAGGGCATGGGGGAAACTGTCGCCTTATTAACAGATGGACGTTTCTCGGGTGGAACACATGGTTTAGTCGTGGGGCATATTGCTCCGGAAGCGCAATCCGGAGGACCAATTGCTTTATTGAGAGAAGGCGACATGGTCACGATCGATTCAGACCTTCAGGAAATCACCATGGCGGTTTCAGAAGAAGAACTTGAAGAACGCCGAAAGCAATGGGTAGCACCGCCGCTTCATCGTAAAGGTGTACTCGGAAAATATGCGCATAACGTTTCTTGTTCATCTAAAGGAGCGGTAACTGATTATCTAAACCGTTAA
- a CDS encoding AAA family ATPase: MKAQERLEKVIDNIEKVIIGKRNIAELSIVAMLSHGHVLLEDVPGVGKTMLVRALAKSVGADFKRIQFTPDLLPSDVIGVSIYNPKDMEFHFRPGPIMGNIVLADEINRTSPKTQSSLLEAMEEASVTIDGVTMQIPKPFFVMATQNPIEYEGTYPLPEAQLDRFLLKIKMGYPSSKEEMEVLSRAQISAPIEDLQTVITLEEVLQLQEEAKLVKVDETIRSYIVDLARQTRVEPYVYLGVSPRGSIALMKASQAYAMLKGRDYVTPDDVQHLAKFVFGHRIMLRSEARYDGVTAEEITDRILAKTRVPVQRYVRQ; this comes from the coding sequence ATGAAGGCACAAGAACGATTAGAAAAAGTGATTGATAATATAGAAAAAGTTATCATTGGCAAACGGAATATTGCCGAATTGAGTATCGTGGCAATGTTATCGCATGGCCACGTCTTGCTTGAAGACGTCCCTGGAGTCGGAAAAACGATGTTGGTAAGAGCATTGGCGAAGTCGGTAGGGGCGGATTTTAAGCGCATACAATTCACACCGGATCTTCTTCCTTCTGATGTAATTGGGGTATCCATCTATAACCCAAAAGACATGGAGTTTCATTTTCGCCCCGGACCGATCATGGGGAACATCGTGTTAGCTGATGAAATCAACCGGACTTCTCCGAAAACGCAGTCTTCGTTGCTTGAAGCGATGGAAGAGGCGTCAGTAACTATTGACGGTGTAACGATGCAAATTCCGAAACCGTTTTTTGTTATGGCGACTCAAAACCCTATTGAATATGAAGGAACGTACCCATTGCCGGAAGCCCAGCTTGATCGCTTTTTGCTGAAAATAAAAATGGGTTATCCAAGTTCAAAAGAAGAAATGGAAGTATTGAGCAGAGCTCAAATTTCTGCTCCCATTGAAGATTTGCAAACGGTTATTACGCTCGAAGAAGTACTCCAGCTGCAAGAAGAAGCGAAGTTGGTGAAAGTCGACGAAACCATTCGCAGTTATATTGTGGACTTGGCCCGGCAGACACGTGTTGAACCTTATGTTTATTTAGGAGTCAGTCCGCGAGGCTCAATTGCTTTGATGAAAGCCTCGCAAGCTTATGCCATGCTCAAAGGCCGGGATTATGTGACACCGGATGATGTCCAGCACTTGGCGAAATTTGTCTTTGGCCACCGCATCATGCTGCGTTCTGAAGCCCGCTATGACGGGGTGACTGCAGAAGAAATTACAGATCGGATTTTAGCGAAGACCCGTGTGCCGGTTCAAAGGTATGTCCGCCAATGA